In the Flavobacterium sp. 90 genome, TTTCGATGTGATAATCCCAAAGTTTCTCAGCAATAAACTGTTTAGACAATACTTTTCCTTTGGCATGAGCCAGAATCAAAATCAATTTAAATTCTTTTGGAGTAAGTTTTATTTCTTCGCCTGAGCGAAAAACTTTCATATCATCTTCTAAAATTTCTAAATCCTGAATCAATATTTTCTTTTCGCTTTGCTGCGGAATATCTTTTCTTCGCAATAAAGAAGAAACTCGTGCGTATAATTCTTCAAAATGAAAAGGTTTCACTAAATAATCGTCTGCGCCATTATCAAAAGAAGAAAGTTTATCTTCGATTTCGCTAAAAGCTGTCAGCATAAGTATTGGAGTTTTTTTATCGATTTCTCGGATTCCTTTGCAGACTTCGATGCCATTAATTCCGGGAACATTGATATCCAGAATAATCAAATCATATTCATAAGGAAAATACTTTTTCAGTAATAAAGAACCGTCATAATAAGGAAAACACTCGAATTCTTTTGAAGTAAAGAATGCTGAGATTTCTTTGGATAAAGTAAAATCGTCTTCGAGTAATAGTAGCTTCATATTTTATAGAAATCAATTCGGTTATTTTTACAACAACCGAATTGATGTTTTAAATCATGTTTTTATTTAAAATAAGAGAAAGTTTCATTGTTTTCGATCTTCAAAATTGACTCATAAATCAATTGAATCACGTTTTCAACATCTTCTCTGTGAACCATTTCTACAGTTGTATGCATATAACGCAAAGGTAAAGAAATCAATGCCGAAGCCACGCCGCCATTACTGTAAGCAAAAGCATCAGTATCAGTTCCTGTAGCTCGCGAAGTTGCATGACGCTGAAACGGAATCTTGTTTTCTACCGCTGTATCAACAATTAAATCACGAAGTTTGTTTTGAACCGCCGGAGCGTAAGCAATAACAGGACCACGACCCATTTTAAGATCACCCTCAACTTTTTTATCAATCATTGGAGTAGTAGTATCGTGGCAAACATCAGTTACAATGGCAACATTTGGTTTAATAGTCTGAGCAATCATTTCAGCCCCACGTAAACCAATTTCCTCCTGAACAGAATTTACAATATACAATCCAAAAGGTAATTCTTTTTTATTCTCTTTTAATAAACGAGCCACTTCGGCAATCATAAAACCGCCCATTCTGTTGTCAATGGCGCGACAAACAAATTTATTTTCGTTCAAAATCATAAATTCATCAGGATATGTAATCACACAACCAACATGAACGCCCATTGCTTCAACTTGTTCCTTGGTTTCACAACCCAAATCGATAAAAATGTTGCTGATTTTTGGAGATTCTTCCTTGTCACGTAAACGAGTATGAATTGCAGGCCAACCAAAAACTCCTTTTACAATACCTTTTTTAGTGTGAATATTGACTCTTTTAGATGGCGCAATCTGATGATCAGAACCACCATTTCGTATTACATACAACAAACCATCATCAGTAATATAGTTGACATACCAGGAAATTTCATCGGCGTGACCTTCAATTACAACCTTAAAAGGCGCATCAGGATTAATAACACCAACAGCCGTTCCGTAAGTATCAGTGATAAAAGTATCAACATAAGGTTTCAAATAATTCATCCAAAGTTTCTGGCCTTCACTTTCATAACCGGTAGGTGAGGCGTTATTTAGGTAGCTTTCCAGGAAAGCAATAGAGGTATCTTTTAAGATAGATTCAGTGCTCATAAAAATATTTTTTTGCTAATTTATAAATTTGGTATTAGAGTTGTATATAAATATATAATTTTACATTTAAATTATGACTCGATGAGATTTACCTACATTATTTTATTCTTTACATTGATTTCGTATACAAGTCAAGCTCAGGTTACTCCAAAACCAAATCAGGAAATGGGCTATAGCTTAACCGAAAATGATTCTATCTTAAATGATACAATCCAATTGCCTGAAATTATTATTTCTAAAGAAAAGCTGGATCCCGAAGCGCAAAAGCAGTTTTTAATACTTCAAAACCGCGTTTTTAAAGTGTATCCTTATGCTAAACTTGCCGCTGATAGATTGACAGCATTAAATCAGGGAATGGAACGATTGAAAACCAATCGCGAAAAAAAGAAGTATTTCAAAATAGTTGAAGATTATCTTAATAATGAATTTGAAGACAGATTAAAGAAATTGTCACGCAGACAAGGTCAAATACTTGTAAAATTAATCAATCGACAAACCGGAATCACAACATACGAATTGATCCGAACCTTAAAAAGCGGATTCAAAGCCTTTGTGTCTAATACAACAGCCAATTTATTCGACATAAGTTTAAAGAAAGAATACAAACCGTTTGAAGTAAACGAAGACTATTTAATAGAAACCATTCTTCAGCGCGCATTCGAATCCGGTAGATTAGCGAATCAAAAACCGGCAACTCCTATAGATTATAATGATCTAATGAATACTTGGGAAGAAAAAGCTAAGACACAATCTAAAAAATAATTACTTCCTTTATATATAAGGAACAATCTCGATCCACAACCCGACAGGTTTTCAAAACCTGTCGGGTTTATTTTTGTACATATATATAAGAGTAGTTTTTGTCGACCTGAGCGGAGCCGAAGCTTTTGCAATAAGTATAAGGAGCTATTTCCCGCTATCCGCTACAATCTTTTGTGCCGAACCCCGGCACAAAAGGATTTCCGCTACTATCGGGGCTAGGGCAGTAGTTTTCAAAAGAACACTGGGCATAAAAACAAACAATCATCTTTAAAGAGGACTTTGCGTCTCTGTGACTTTGCGAGAAACAACAACCAGCGTAAAAATAAGTAGCGGCTTTGAGGTAAAACTCTATAAAACGAATTAAAAGCACTTTTTGCTATCGTTATAAAGTTATCAAAGAAGCGGGTAAAAATCTGCGAAGCCACTAAAAATACTGTTGTCGCTACTTATTGCATTATGACAATTACAATGCGAATAAGAAAAATCTTAAAATTCATAAAAAAGTAAAAACTCTAAACTTGCTGTTATCAGAATGTTAAGAAAAAGTTTTGAAAAAGAATAAAAATAGTTTTAAAAAAGGCTTGTAAATGTAAATAAACTGCCTACTTTTGCACCCGCAACAGCGATATACGCTCTTAGAAATACTGACAAGCAAACGAATTAAAACAGAAAATTTATTTTCAAAAAAAGATTCTAAAAAGCTTGTGAGATTCGAAAAGGGATATTACATTTGCACCCCGCAAAACAGGGAAAGTTCATTGAAAGATTGGTAAATAAGAAGTGAAAAAGGAATGAAAATTTTCTTTAAAAAAACTTCAAAAAACATTTGCCAGTTAGAAATAAGTTTTCTACTTTTGCACCCGCTTTGAGAGACAAGCGAAACAAAAAAGAAACACGTTCGTAGACATATTGAATTGACAGCCGTTTTAACAGAGATGTTAAAACAAAAGAATAAGAGTAATAGAATTGAGAGATTCGAAAAGAACCGATAGAGAAAACATCGCAATATAATATTAAAATATACGATGAAGAGTTTGATCCTGGCTCAGGATGAACGCTAGCGGCAGGCTTAACACATGCAAGTCGAGGGGTATAGTTCTTCGGAGCTAGAGACCGGCGCACGGGTGCGTAACGCGTATGCAATCTACCTTTTACAGAGGGATAGCCCAGAGAAATTTGGATTAATACCTCATAGTATAGCTGAATCGCATGATTCTACTATTAAAGTCACAACGGTAAAAGATGAGCATGCGTCCCATTAGCTAGTTGGTAAGGTAACGGCTTACCAAGGCTACGATGGGTAGGGGTCCTGAGAGGGAGATCCCCCACACTGGTACTGAGACACGGACCAGACTCCTACGGGAGGCAGCAGTGAGGAATATTGGACAATGGGCGCAAGCCTGATCCAGCCATGCCGCGTGCAGGATGACGGTCCTATGGATTGTAAACTGCTTTTATACGAGAAGAAACACTCCAACGTGTTGGAGCTTGACGGTATCGTAAGAATAAGGATCGGCTAACTCCGTGCCAGCAGCCGCGGTAATACGGAGGATCCAAGCGTTATCCGGAATCATTGGGTTTAAAGGGTCCGTAGGCGGTTTAATAAGTCAGTGGTGAAAGCCCATCGCTCAACGGTGGAACGGCCATTGATACTGTTAAACTTGAATTATTAGGAAGTAACTAGAATATGTAGTGTAGCGGTGAAATGCTTAGAGATTACATGGAATACCAATTGCGAAGGCAGGTTACTACTAATGGATTGACGCTGATGGACGAAAGCGTGGGTAGCGAACAGGATTAGATACCCTGGTAGTCCACGCCGTAAACGATGGATACTAGCTGTTGGAAGCAATTTCAGTGGCTAAGCGAAAGTGATAAGTATCCCACCTGGGGAGTACGTTCGCAAGAATGAAACTCAAAGGAATTGACGGGGGCCCGCACAAGCGGTGGAGCATGTGGTTTAATTCGATGATACGCGAGGAACCTTACCAAGGCTTAAATGTAGTTTGACCGATTTGGAAACAGATTTTTCGCAAGACAAATTACAAGGTGCTGCATGGTTGTCGTCAGCTCGTGCCGTGAGGTGTCAGGTTAAGTCCTATAACGAGCGCAACCCCTGTTGTTAGTTGCCAGCGAGTCATGTCGGGAACTCTAACAAGACTGCCAGTGCAAACTGTGAGGAAGGTGGGGATGACGTCAAATCATCACGGCCCTTACGCCTTGGGCTACACACGTGCTACAATGGCCGGTACAGAGAGCAGCCACTGGGCGACCAGGAGCGAATCTATAAAACCGGTCACAGTTCGGATCGGAGTCTGCAACTCGACTCCGTGAAGCTGGAATCGCTAGTAATCGGATATCAGCCATGATCCGGTGAATACGTTCCCGGGCCTTGTACACACCGCCCGTCAAGCCATGGAAGCTGGGGGTGCCTGAAGTCGGTGACCGCAAGGAGCTGCCTAGGGTAAAACTGGTAACTAGGGCTAAGTCGTAACAAGGTAGCCGTACCGGAAGGTGCGGCTGGAACACCTCCTTTCTAGAGCCTCAAATGTTAGTTGACTTGTCAACACGTTGAGGAAAAAAGATGTCTATTTATAGGTTTTGAATATTAAGATTCAATTACTCTTGCTGTTAATTTAAAAAAATAATGAAAAACTTAAGAAAAACAGAGTCTCGTAGCTCAGCTGGTTAGAGTACTACACTGATAATGTAGGGGTCGGCAGTTCGAGTCTGCCCGGGACTACTATTTAACTTAAGAAAGGAAATTCTGGAAGTTGGAATTCACCAAAAGAAATTAGAGAAGAATTAGAAATCTAAAATCTGAATTCTACAATCTAAGATTTAAGAAATGGGGGATTAGCTCAGCTGGCTAGAGCGCCTGCCTTGCACGCAGGAGGTCAACGGTTCGACTCCGTTATTCTCCACAAATTTAGTCGAAAGACTAAAGTCTGAAAGTCAAAAGTATGACTTTATGACCTTAGACTTTACAACTTTCGACATAAATAAAGTTCATTGACATATTGAGATAAGAAAATAATAAAAAGTAGAAAGCGTTTTTTACAATTTATTGTAGAAAACAAAAAAAAACGGTCTTGTTTTAAGTAACAAGATTGGTACAATAAGCAAAATAAGGGCGTATGGGGGATGCCTAGGCTCTCAGAGGCGATGAAAGGCGTGATAAGCTGCGAAAAGCTACGGGGACGGGCACACACCGATTGATCCGTAGATACCTGAATGGGGCAACCCACTATGTTGAAGACATAGTACACCGATAGGTGGGCAAACCCGCTGAACTGAAACATCTAAGTAGGCGGAGGAGAAGAAAACAAAAGTGATTCCGTAAGTAGTGGCGAGCGAACGCGGATTAGCCC is a window encoding:
- a CDS encoding response regulator transcription factor, with protein sequence MKLLLLEDDFTLSKEISAFFTSKEFECFPYYDGSLLLKKYFPYEYDLIILDINVPGINGIEVCKGIREIDKKTPILMLTAFSEIEDKLSSFDNGADDYLVKPFHFEELYARVSSLLRRKDIPQQSEKKILIQDLEILEDDMKVFRSGEEIKLTPKEFKLILILAHAKGKVLSKQFIAEKLWDYHIETNQNTIEVYINFLRKKIDKDHETKLIRTKIGYGYYLSDQE
- a CDS encoding M42 family metallopeptidase, with protein sequence MSTESILKDTSIAFLESYLNNASPTGYESEGQKLWMNYLKPYVDTFITDTYGTAVGVINPDAPFKVVIEGHADEISWYVNYITDDGLLYVIRNGGSDHQIAPSKRVNIHTKKGIVKGVFGWPAIHTRLRDKEESPKISNIFIDLGCETKEQVEAMGVHVGCVITYPDEFMILNENKFVCRAIDNRMGGFMIAEVARLLKENKKELPFGLYIVNSVQEEIGLRGAEMIAQTIKPNVAIVTDVCHDTTTPMIDKKVEGDLKMGRGPVIAYAPAVQNKLRDLIVDTAVENKIPFQRHATSRATGTDTDAFAYSNGGVASALISLPLRYMHTTVEMVHREDVENVIQLIYESILKIENNETFSYFK
- a CDS encoding DUF4294 domain-containing protein, whose amino-acid sequence is MRFTYIILFFTLISYTSQAQVTPKPNQEMGYSLTENDSILNDTIQLPEIIISKEKLDPEAQKQFLILQNRVFKVYPYAKLAADRLTALNQGMERLKTNREKKKYFKIVEDYLNNEFEDRLKKLSRRQGQILVKLINRQTGITTYELIRTLKSGFKAFVSNTTANLFDISLKKEYKPFEVNEDYLIETILQRAFESGRLANQKPATPIDYNDLMNTWEEKAKTQSKK